One Candidatus Synechococcus calcipolaris G9 genomic window carries:
- the serS gene encoding serine--tRNA ligase: protein MIDIKLLRDDPEAFRNRLERRGDYDLEPILELDRQQRQLEQERSQLQARSNTIGGFVGAKIKSGVSPKSAEVKALKDEASELKGRLSQLEPQERELKSQLDQLLLTIPNLPSDTTPIGKDEQDNVEVRRWGDDLIAGGDRLPHWQIAEKLGILDVARSVKVAQSRFVTLVGAGAALERALIQFMLDRHTAQGYIEVLPPLLVNTAALTGTGQLPKFAEESFRCAEDDLWLIPTAEVPVTNLYRDEIIPGEQLPIYHCAYTPCFRREAGSYGRDTRGLIRLHQFSKVELVKFVPPETSAQEHEALVADAAAILEALGLPYRVIELCTGDLGFSAAKCYDLEVWLPAAGCYREISSCSNFGDFQARRAKIRTKEAKQKGTQFVHTLNGSALAVGRTMAAILENYQEEGRVRLPEVLQPYLGREFL from the coding sequence GTGATCGATATCAAGCTACTCCGTGATGATCCAGAGGCCTTTCGCAATCGTCTGGAGCGACGAGGGGACTATGACCTCGAACCCATTTTGGAATTGGATCGCCAACAACGGCAACTTGAACAGGAGCGATCGCAACTACAGGCCCGTAGCAATACCATTGGTGGCTTCGTGGGGGCAAAAATCAAATCCGGGGTATCCCCAAAATCCGCCGAGGTTAAGGCACTAAAAGACGAGGCCAGTGAACTCAAGGGGCGTCTGAGCCAACTGGAACCCCAGGAACGGGAACTCAAGAGCCAGTTAGACCAGTTGCTTCTGACCATTCCCAACTTGCCCAGTGACACCACACCCATTGGCAAGGATGAGCAGGATAATGTTGAGGTGCGGCGTTGGGGGGATGATCTCATTGCCGGGGGCGATCGCCTACCCCATTGGCAGATTGCCGAGAAGTTGGGCATTTTGGATGTGGCTCGATCTGTAAAGGTTGCCCAAAGTCGATTTGTCACCCTAGTGGGGGCCGGTGCTGCCCTAGAGCGGGCCTTGATTCAATTCATGCTGGATCGCCACACCGCCCAGGGATATATTGAGGTGCTGCCCCCCCTTTTAGTGAATACGGCCGCCCTCACGGGAACGGGTCAACTTCCCAAATTTGCGGAAGAAAGTTTTCGCTGTGCGGAGGATGATCTCTGGCTTATTCCCACCGCCGAAGTTCCCGTTACCAATCTTTACCGGGATGAAATTATTCCTGGGGAGCAACTGCCCATTTACCACTGTGCCTATACCCCTTGTTTTCGGCGAGAGGCGGGCAGTTATGGACGGGATACCCGTGGTCTCATCCGTCTGCATCAATTTAGTAAGGTGGAACTGGTGAAATTTGTCCCACCAGAAACCTCAGCCCAAGAACACGAAGCCCTAGTGGCGGATGCAGCAGCTATTTTAGAGGCCCTGGGTTTGCCCTACCGCGTCATCGAGCTTTGTACCGGCGACTTAGGATTTTCAGCGGCAAAATGTTATGACCTCGAAGTGTGGCTACCAGCCGCAGGTTGCTATCGGGAAATCTCCAGTTGCTCTAATTTTGGGGATTTTCAAGCCCGTCGAGCCAAGATTCGGACAAAGGAAGCAAAGCAAAAAGGAACCCAATTTGTCCACACCTTAAACGGCTCCGCCTTAGCAGTGGGACGAACCATGGCGGCTATTTTGGAAAATTATCAAGAGGAGGGGCGAGTGCGCTTACCAGAGGTATTACAACCCTACTTGGGCCGGGAATTTCTCTAA
- a CDS encoding DUF4382 domain-containing protein: MRPKSFLSSTIPLLAITVGLAGCQGTPEGTLDIFVTGEERISEGFETKDGWQLHFDHAYVTLDNITTYQTNPPFEPGQTLQATTEVKLSGPKTVDMVAPDPVLIESVMAPTGHYNALSWEVVEPTAGPSAGSALMLVGTAQRQDEVVNFSLGFPMALRFVCGEYIGDERKGLVSTENRADLEITFHFDHLFGDAKKDKEFNDAALDFSTLVTLSGDRPLELDAAAIAEKLTPSQRTQLDKILASLGHVGEGHCQEESTRL, translated from the coding sequence ATGCGCCCCAAATCATTCTTGAGTTCAACCATACCCCTATTAGCCATCACTGTGGGCCTTGCTGGTTGCCAGGGAACTCCAGAGGGAACCCTAGATATTTTTGTGACTGGGGAAGAACGAATTTCCGAAGGGTTTGAAACAAAAGATGGCTGGCAACTCCACTTTGATCATGCTTACGTGACCCTGGATAACATAACGACCTACCAGACCAATCCCCCCTTTGAACCGGGGCAGACCCTACAAGCGACCACTGAGGTTAAACTTTCTGGCCCAAAAACGGTAGACATGGTTGCCCCTGACCCCGTCCTGATTGAGTCGGTCATGGCTCCCACAGGCCATTACAATGCCCTGTCCTGGGAGGTAGTTGAACCCACGGCGGGCCCCAGTGCCGGAAGTGCCCTGATGTTGGTGGGAACGGCCCAGCGGCAGGATGAGGTGGTGAATTTTTCCCTAGGGTTTCCCATGGCTCTGCGTTTTGTCTGTGGGGAATACATTGGCGATGAGCGCAAAGGCCTGGTGAGTACGGAAAATAGGGCTGATCTGGAAATCACCTTTCATTTTGATCACCTGTTTGGGGATGCAAAGAAGGATAAGGAATTCAATGACGCTGCCCTAGATTTTTCTACCCTGGTGACCCTCAGTGGCGATCGCCCCCTGGAATTGGATGCCGCCGCGATCGCTGAAAAATTAACTCCTTCCCAGAGGACACAGCTAGACAAGATATTGGCAAGTTTGGGCCATGTCGGTGAAGGTCATTGCCAAGAGGAGTCCACTAGATTATGA
- a CDS encoding carboxypeptidase-like regulatory domain-containing protein gives MTMNPRSVAFPCSSNALSQGVTALGLMLLTFGLPLVWSGRALGHAVVLNYQPIQEIEIQASYDSGEPMAGGQVLIYAPDTPTQPIMQGLTDDQGRFRFQPDGDRPGYWQVQVRQAGHGGRLNILVESPQSDPTSELAPELTIERSQVEQMGQPGTYTPLQLGIMVGAVFWGSFGTACFFWSKKQSSVPN, from the coding sequence ATGACGATGAACCCTAGATCGGTTGCTTTCCCTTGTTCGTCTAATGCCCTATCCCAGGGTGTAACTGCCCTAGGGCTGATGCTATTGACCTTTGGCCTTCCCTTGGTTTGGTCGGGCCGGGCTCTCGGCCATGCAGTGGTGCTGAACTACCAACCCATTCAAGAAATTGAAATTCAAGCCAGCTATGATTCTGGGGAACCCATGGCCGGTGGTCAGGTCTTGATCTATGCCCCGGATACGCCCACCCAGCCCATAATGCAGGGATTGACCGATGATCAGGGCCGGTTTCGCTTTCAACCCGATGGCGATCGCCCTGGCTATTGGCAAGTCCAGGTACGTCAGGCGGGCCATGGTGGTCGCCTGAATATTTTAGTGGAGTCACCTCAGTCTGACCCAACATCGGAATTGGCTCCAGAATTAACAATAGAACGTTCCCAGGTGGAACAGATGGGACAGCCAGGAACCTACACACCGTTGCAATTAGGGATTATGGTCGGGGCCGTTTTTTGGGGAAGTTTTGGCACGGCCTGCTTTTTTTGGTCAAAAAAACAATCCTCAGTCCCCAATTAA
- the cbiM gene encoding cobalt transporter CbiM produces MHIPDGILPPSVCLTGYGATGLLTWASLKQLQRQYTDTSELVPRTAFLTAAFFAVSLIHIPVPPTSVHLMLPGLMGVLLGYAAMPAILIGVFLQAVMFGHGGLTTVGVNTLILGIPALVAYHIFASYRWLGRHWPFSGGRSLWAFLAGASGVVVAVCLFSGLLLGFLPTQLDRETEQLAIFILVMAHLPLVIIEGVMTAAIVNFLGRVKPELLY; encoded by the coding sequence ATGCATATTCCTGATGGTATTTTGCCCCCTTCGGTTTGTTTAACTGGGTATGGTGCCACGGGATTACTCACCTGGGCATCCTTAAAGCAACTTCAGCGACAATATACGGATACCAGTGAACTGGTGCCCCGCACGGCATTTTTGACCGCAGCATTTTTTGCCGTATCCTTAATCCATATTCCGGTTCCCCCCACCAGTGTCCATCTCATGCTGCCGGGTTTAATGGGGGTATTGTTGGGGTATGCTGCCATGCCAGCTATTTTAATTGGTGTCTTTCTTCAGGCAGTGATGTTTGGCCATGGTGGATTAACAACGGTGGGGGTGAATACCTTGATTTTGGGGATACCGGCCCTAGTTGCCTATCACATCTTTGCCAGTTATCGATGGTTAGGGCGGCATTGGCCCTTTTCGGGGGGGCGATCGCTCTGGGCCTTTTTAGCGGGAGCCAGTGGCGTGGTGGTGGCGGTTTGTTTATTTAGTGGCTTACTCTTGGGATTTTTGCCCACCCAATTGGATCGGGAAACGGAGCAACTGGCTATTTTTATTCTGGTGATGGCCCATCTTCCCCTAGTCATTATTGAGGGTGTGATGACGGCGGCGATCGTTAATTTCCTGGGGCGCGTTAAACCAGAGTTACTCTATTAG
- the modB gene encoding molybdate ABC transporter permease subunit has translation MSSLRDSLPLIWPALILSVKITIVTSGCLLVIGLGLGIFLAKKQFPGKILISTVLSLPLALPPVIVGYFLLLGLGRSSPLQSWLGIDLLFTWQAAAIAATVVALPLMVESTRAAIENVDPELEMAARTLGSTEIGLLWQVTIPLAYRGILAGFGLSVARGLGEFGATLMIAGNIPGRTQTMPLAIYHAVQTQQYTLANIMVLIMTILAFLVLWWVRFLESHHPQSRGKTTSHPKREHR, from the coding sequence ATGTCCTCTCTTAGAGATTCCCTTCCCTTAATTTGGCCAGCGTTAATTTTATCTGTAAAAATCACCATTGTAACCAGTGGTTGTCTGCTAGTGATTGGTTTAGGGTTAGGAATCTTTCTAGCAAAAAAACAATTTCCAGGAAAAATTCTGATCTCCACAGTCTTATCCTTACCCTTGGCGTTACCTCCAGTGATTGTGGGCTATTTTCTCCTACTAGGTTTAGGACGCAGTAGCCCCCTGCAAAGTTGGTTGGGCATTGATCTACTCTTTACCTGGCAGGCCGCTGCGATCGCCGCAACAGTGGTGGCCTTACCCTTGATGGTGGAATCCACTCGGGCAGCTATTGAAAATGTGGATCCGGAACTGGAAATGGCTGCCCGTACCCTAGGCTCTACTGAGATCGGTCTTCTTTGGCAGGTCACCATTCCCCTGGCCTATCGTGGAATTCTCGCTGGCTTTGGTTTAAGTGTGGCCCGTGGGTTGGGGGAATTTGGAGCAACCTTAATGATTGCCGGAAATATTCCTGGACGAACCCAAACTATGCCCTTAGCCATTTACCATGCGGTACAAACCCAACAGTATACATTAGCTAACATAATGGTTTTAATTATGACGATCCTTGCTTTTTTAGTGCTTTGGTGGGTACGATTTTTAGAATCCCATCATCCCCAAAGCCGAGGGAAAACAACGTCTCATCCCAAACGAGAACATCGCTAA
- the modA gene encoding molybdate ABC transporter substrate-binding protein: MRFKQYIYWFLLPLITLVWIVGCTRTPPIASTELTVSSAIALTEPLEALKPIYQENHNPINITYNFGASGLLRQQIEQGADVDVFISASQKDMDDLANQNLLVSNTRANIVENRIVLVIPKKANSIRITGMEDLTKPEVNRVAIGNPATVPMGRYSEEIFKNLDLMDAVQSKLIFGENIRQVLSYVETGNVDAGLVWVTDANTTDQVTIVESISETLHSPAIYPAAVVAQTSHLESATAYVQFLRNEQAKKIFTEYGFIPIP, translated from the coding sequence ATGCGCTTCAAACAATATATCTACTGGTTTTTACTACCACTCATTACGCTGGTTTGGATCGTGGGTTGTACTCGGACACCGCCGATCGCCTCTACGGAGCTAACAGTCTCCTCGGCGATCGCCCTTACGGAACCCTTAGAAGCTCTCAAACCAATATATCAAGAGAATCATAATCCGATTAATATTACCTATAATTTTGGTGCATCAGGGCTTCTCAGGCAACAGATTGAACAGGGTGCCGATGTTGATGTATTTATTTCAGCTTCTCAAAAAGACATGGATGATTTGGCGAACCAAAACCTGCTGGTGTCGAATACACGGGCGAATATTGTTGAAAACAGAATTGTTTTAGTGATACCCAAAAAAGCTAATTCAATTCGGATCACAGGGATGGAGGACTTAACGAAGCCTGAGGTGAATAGAGTTGCGATCGGTAACCCGGCTACCGTTCCGATGGGTAGATACTCTGAAGAGATTTTTAAGAATTTAGATTTGATGGACGCAGTGCAATCCAAACTCATTTTTGGTGAAAATATTCGCCAGGTTTTAAGCTATGTGGAAACAGGCAATGTGGATGCGGGTTTAGTCTGGGTGACAGATGCCAATACGACGGATCAGGTGACGATCGTGGAATCTATTTCCGAAACCTTGCATTCTCCAGCGATTTATCCAGCGGCGGTGGTAGCTCAAACATCCCATCTTGAGTCGGCGACTGCCTATGTGCAGTTTCTCCGCAATGAGCAGGCCAAAAAGATATTTACCGAGTATGGTTTTATCCCTATTCCCTAG
- a CDS encoding TolB family protein → MAWLVLAGCQDLQGFMPPPVIEGAGINSQQADEHPSLSADGRYLAFASDRLQSRNIYLYDLETRQFLPLPNLNRQNSSQDQPSLSANGRFIAYISTERGRPDVFVYDRQTNQPQLISQAVQGITRFPTISGDGRFVAYQSSERGQWHIEIFDRGQ, encoded by the coding sequence ATGGCCTGGCTCGTGTTAGCAGGTTGCCAGGATTTACAGGGGTTTATGCCACCGCCGGTAATTGAAGGAGCCGGTATCAATAGCCAACAGGCGGACGAACATCCTTCCCTGAGTGCCGATGGTCGTTACTTAGCCTTTGCTAGCGATCGCCTGCAAAGTCGGAATATTTATCTCTACGACCTGGAAACACGGCAGTTTCTGCCCCTACCTAACCTGAATCGCCAAAACTCCAGCCAAGATCAGCCCTCCCTAAGTGCCAATGGCCGGTTTATTGCCTATATTTCAACGGAACGGGGTCGCCCCGATGTCTTTGTCTACGATCGCCAAACCAATCAACCCCAATTAATCAGCCAGGCGGTTCAAGGGATTACCCGTTTCCCCACCATTAGCGGGGATGGCCGTTTTGTGGCGTACCAGAGTAGTGAACGGGGGCAATGGCATATTGAAATTTTTGACCGCGGCCAGTGA
- a CDS encoding heavy metal translocating P-type ATPase — MAQVTFELTGMHCASCVRSVERVMEQTPGVAAYQVNLANRQLRVTYDGDLIHQRQLQQALDQAGYGATEITAASSSEQPLPVFTPKFLVCAVASSLLFVGSVPMMTGLALPASLMVFQEPWVQFALTLPVMVWGGSGFYHGAIAAWKRRTATMDTLVALGTSAAFLFSVGMTLWADQGEHPHGAMPPLYYEVAAIVITLVLLGQQLEARARRRTTAALRELIALQPLTARVIRDQREEIVPLEQIQVGDRLRVKPGETIPLDGQIEQGHTSIDESMISGESLPVDKGPGDEVIGATLNQTGSVVMVVTRIGSETVLAQIIELVESAQASKPPIQQIGDQITAWFVPVVLAIALLTLITWLLFSGNVAMAMTTSVSVLIIACPCALGLATPTSIMVATGQAAKQGILVKTAASLEYAATIQTIVFDKTGTLTLGAPSVTTFLTQLPGAQGELELLRLAASVEQQSEHPLAQAIVTYAQNQEQTWPPVEQFQAIPGHGVTGTVQDQRIQVGTLRWLAQSDIPIESWRSRAADLAAQGHTVVAIARNQQIQGLFALADTVKPSAAAAIRTLKIMGIQIVMLTGDNATSAQAIAQTLGIDTVIAEVTPAEKAATIQDLQRDGRVAFVGDGINDAPALAQADVGIAIGTGTDVAIAASDLTLMTGDLGGVVAALGLSRATLNNIRQNLFFAFVYNTLGIPLAAGLFYPLAGWLLNPIFAGAAMALSSISVVSNALRLYRYRI, encoded by the coding sequence ATGGCCCAAGTAACCTTTGAATTAACGGGAATGCACTGTGCCAGTTGTGTGCGTTCCGTGGAGCGGGTGATGGAGCAAACCCCTGGAGTGGCGGCCTACCAGGTGAATTTGGCCAATCGCCAATTGCGGGTCACCTATGATGGCGATCTCATCCATCAACGCCAACTCCAGCAGGCCTTAGATCAGGCGGGTTATGGCGCAACGGAGATCACAGCGGCATCCTCCTCTGAGCAACCGCTGCCAGTGTTTACCCCTAAATTTCTGGTGTGTGCCGTTGCCAGTAGCTTACTTTTTGTGGGTTCCGTACCCATGATGACGGGCCTTGCCCTACCAGCGTCCCTGATGGTTTTCCAGGAGCCTTGGGTACAGTTTGCCCTGACATTGCCGGTGATGGTCTGGGGCGGCAGTGGTTTTTACCACGGGGCGATCGCCGCCTGGAAACGACGCACGGCAACGATGGATACCTTGGTGGCCCTGGGTACGAGTGCGGCCTTTTTATTTTCTGTGGGAATGACTCTTTGGGCTGACCAAGGGGAGCATCCCCACGGGGCCATGCCCCCCCTCTACTACGAAGTGGCGGCCATTGTGATTACCCTCGTCCTATTGGGGCAACAGCTAGAGGCCCGGGCCCGACGACGCACCACGGCGGCCCTGCGGGAGTTAATCGCATTGCAACCGCTGACGGCCCGGGTGATTCGCGATCAGAGAGAAGAGATTGTCCCCCTAGAGCAAATCCAAGTGGGCGATCGCCTGCGGGTGAAGCCAGGGGAAACCATTCCCCTTGATGGCCAAATTGAGCAGGGGCACACCAGTATTGATGAATCCATGATCAGTGGTGAAAGTTTACCCGTGGATAAGGGGCCCGGGGATGAGGTCATTGGCGCAACCCTCAATCAAACGGGCAGTGTGGTCATGGTTGTGACTCGCATTGGTAGCGAGACGGTTCTAGCCCAAATTATTGAACTGGTGGAGTCGGCCCAAGCCTCAAAGCCCCCCATTCAGCAGATCGGTGATCAAATTACCGCCTGGTTTGTGCCTGTGGTTCTGGCGATCGCCCTTCTCACTTTGATCACTTGGCTACTCTTCAGCGGCAATGTGGCCATGGCCATGACTACTAGCGTCAGTGTTTTAATCATTGCCTGTCCCTGCGCCCTCGGATTAGCCACCCCCACCTCGATTATGGTGGCAACCGGCCAAGCAGCTAAACAGGGAATTTTAGTGAAAACCGCCGCCAGTCTCGAATATGCAGCAACTATCCAAACCATTGTCTTTGATAAAACCGGAACCCTAACCCTAGGGGCCCCCAGTGTCACCACCTTTCTCACCCAGTTGCCGGGGGCCCAAGGGGAATTGGAACTGTTAAGACTGGCCGCCAGTGTGGAGCAACAATCGGAACATCCCCTCGCCCAAGCCATTGTCACCTATGCCCAGAACCAAGAGCAGACCTGGCCGCCCGTAGAGCAGTTTCAGGCCATTCCTGGCCATGGGGTCACGGGGACGGTTCAGGATCAACGGATTCAGGTGGGAACCCTCCGCTGGTTGGCCCAATCAGATATCCCCATTGAATCCTGGCGATCGCGGGCCGCAGATTTAGCCGCCCAGGGCCACACCGTGGTAGCGATCGCCCGCAATCAGCAGATCCAGGGTCTTTTTGCCCTAGCGGATACGGTGAAACCCTCCGCCGCCGCTGCGATCCGTACCCTGAAGATCATGGGCATTCAAATTGTCATGCTCACGGGAGATAATGCCACCAGTGCCCAGGCGATCGCCCAGACCCTCGGAATTGATACCGTTATTGCCGAAGTCACCCCCGCCGAAAAAGCGGCCACCATTCAGGACTTGCAGCGGGATGGTCGAGTTGCCTTTGTCGGGGATGGCATTAATGATGCCCCGGCCCTGGCCCAGGCAGATGTGGGCATTGCCATTGGAACCGGCACCGACGTGGCGATCGCCGCCAGTGATTTAACCCTGATGACCGGAGACTTGGGGGGTGTCGTCGCGGCCCTAGGGTTGAGCCGGGCCACCCTGAACAATATTCGTCAGAATCTATTTTTTGCCTTTGTCTACAATACCCTGGGCATCCCCCTGGCAGCGGGCCTGTTTTATCCCCTGGCCGGTTGGCTCCTCAACCCAATCTTTGCTGGGGCCGCCATGGCCTTGAGTTCCATCTCCGTGGTGAGTAATGCCCTGCGGCTCTATCGTTATCGGATTTGA
- a CDS encoding DUF4340 domain-containing protein, whose translation MGIGIQSKTLILLSTAIILGGGLYFFEQQLPPPASEVTTADELFTFQESDVIGLRIQTRDGVIELQRDDSGKWKILKPVAGMAEEGAVVFLLNLLATSRSDRSLDVPSQTIYEFGLGQPTATVDITLADQTRHRLFIGNRTFDQEKVYAQVDPPETLLEEMEIVLVSTDLLNAVTRPVSEWQSQPTVSPDLESTLENDSPEPAATGSPPSSLDAQEQEELNTELDSPVD comes from the coding sequence ATGGGCATTGGCATCCAATCAAAGACCCTCATTCTTCTCTCCACTGCGATCATTCTCGGTGGCGGTCTTTATTTTTTTGAACAGCAACTGCCTCCCCCCGCTTCGGAAGTGACCACCGCCGACGAACTCTTTACCTTTCAGGAGTCCGATGTCATTGGTTTGCGGATTCAAACTAGGGATGGGGTGATCGAACTCCAGCGAGATGATTCGGGAAAGTGGAAAATACTCAAACCCGTTGCCGGTATGGCCGAAGAGGGAGCCGTCGTATTTTTGTTGAATTTATTGGCCACGAGCCGTAGCGATCGCTCCCTGGATGTGCCATCCCAAACCATCTATGAATTTGGCCTCGGTCAGCCCACCGCCACGGTGGATATTACCCTTGCGGATCAGACCCGTCATCGCCTATTCATCGGCAATCGCACCTTTGATCAAGAGAAGGTGTATGCCCAGGTAGATCCTCCTGAAACACTGCTGGAGGAAATGGAGATTGTCTTGGTGTCCACGGACTTACTCAATGCCGTGACCCGCCCCGTCTCCGAATGGCAAAGTCAGCCAACTGTTTCCCCTGACTTGGAGTCAACGCTAGAAAACGACTCTCCTGAACCTGCCGCCACTGGCTCTCCCCCCAGTTCATTAGATGCGCAGGAGCAAGAGGAACTCAATACGGAGCTTGACTCTCCAGTAGACTAG
- a CDS encoding serine/threonine-protein kinase, producing MIYCLNPACVQPHNPDNAKFCLSCGLKLCLGDRYQAERILGRGGFGRTLLARDRQKPSHPPCVIKQLCPESGNISPKAAELFHQEALRLEELGPHLQIPDLYAYCDQDGWQYIVQEFIDGLNLAQALDQEGPFSPEAIAQLLANLLPVLDFVHQGNVIHRDIKPENVIRRRDDGLIMLVDFGAAKYETGGTGMTGTRIGSIGFTAPEQLLGKAVFASDLYSLGATCIYLLTGVSPSDLYDPLEDGFAWRQALPKNVRVSPRLGQLLDRLLAISLKSRYSHSPMVLRDLHQFWSPSPGVATAPISEPSAPSPQVFQSSHAPWSLVWRGSLGKHPIRSLAWSPHNQFLAWGNDHGQVGLFHLEQGQTLWQGTHAPPWVPAIAMEKPAIVQRLVFNPQSTLLASGGTNTIINLWDCASGKLRKTLRDHYEALTALTFSPDGQQLVSYGGDRQMMRWQVDKNQPLEVLSLAAKPYPADFSPDIGLLAFWGDDGAVRLFSLESGCLLEGWSLPDLIVESLQFSATGEYLLVIALSGSSQLWRVRDQTILGEFSLPSPSTFSLDAFALSQDSQWLFRGDQQGHIYLWSFVQNTLVSTWQSGATITSLGLSYCQGMLATGHQNGELCFWQRPH from the coding sequence ATGATTTACTGCCTGAATCCTGCCTGTGTCCAACCCCACAATCCGGACAATGCGAAGTTTTGCCTCTCCTGTGGTCTAAAGCTTTGCCTTGGCGATCGCTATCAAGCGGAGAGAATTTTAGGGCGAGGTGGATTTGGGCGCACCCTTTTGGCCCGGGATAGGCAAAAACCCTCCCACCCACCCTGTGTGATTAAGCAGTTGTGTCCTGAGAGTGGCAATATTTCCCCTAAGGCCGCCGAACTTTTTCACCAAGAAGCCCTACGTCTGGAAGAACTTGGCCCCCACCTGCAAATTCCCGATCTCTATGCCTACTGCGATCAGGATGGATGGCAATACATTGTCCAGGAATTTATTGATGGTCTTAATCTGGCCCAGGCCCTAGACCAAGAGGGGCCCTTTTCCCCGGAGGCGATCGCCCAACTATTGGCCAACTTACTGCCGGTGCTGGATTTTGTTCACCAGGGGAACGTGATCCATCGAGACATTAAGCCCGAAAATGTGATTCGCCGCCGTGACGATGGCCTGATTATGCTAGTAGACTTTGGGGCCGCCAAGTACGAGACCGGGGGAACGGGAATGACGGGAACCCGCATTGGCAGTATTGGTTTTACGGCCCCGGAGCAACTTTTGGGCAAGGCCGTCTTTGCCAGTGATCTCTATAGTTTGGGAGCTACCTGCATTTATTTACTCACCGGGGTCTCCCCCTCAGACCTTTATGATCCCCTAGAGGATGGATTTGCTTGGCGGCAAGCCCTACCCAAGAACGTCCGGGTTTCCCCCCGCCTTGGTCAACTCCTGGATCGATTACTGGCCATTTCCCTCAAGTCCCGCTATAGCCATTCCCCCATGGTTCTCAGGGATCTACATCAGTTTTGGTCTCCTTCCCCTGGTGTAGCCACCGCCCCCATCTCTGAACCGTCGGCCCCATCCCCTCAGGTATTTCAGTCCAGTCATGCTCCCTGGTCATTAGTTTGGCGTGGATCCTTAGGTAAACACCCAATCCGTAGCCTGGCCTGGTCACCCCACAATCAATTTTTAGCCTGGGGTAATGATCACGGTCAGGTGGGCCTTTTTCACCTAGAACAGGGCCAAACCCTCTGGCAGGGAACCCATGCTCCCCCCTGGGTCCCGGCGATCGCCATGGAAAAACCGGCCATCGTTCAGCGGCTTGTTTTTAATCCCCAAAGCACCCTACTGGCCAGTGGGGGAACCAATACCATTATTAACTTGTGGGATTGCGCCTCCGGTAAACTCCGCAAGACACTACGGGATCACTACGAGGCCCTGACTGCCCTTACCTTTAGCCCCGATGGTCAACAATTGGTCAGCTATGGGGGCGATCGCCAGATGATGCGTTGGCAGGTAGACAAAAACCAACCCCTAGAGGTGCTTTCCCTAGCGGCGAAGCCCTATCCGGCGGATTTTAGTCCAGACATCGGCCTTTTGGCCTTTTGGGGAGACGATGGGGCGGTTCGTCTGTTTAGTTTAGAGTCGGGTTGCCTATTGGAAGGTTGGAGTTTACCGGATCTGATTGTGGAATCTCTACAATTTTCAGCCACAGGTGAATATCTTCTTGTGATAGCATTATCTGGGAGCAGTCAGCTTTGGCGGGTACGGGATCAAACCATCCTGGGGGAATTTTCTCTCCCTAGCCCATCCACGTTTAGTTTAGATGCCTTTGCCCTCAGCCAGGATAGTCAATGGCTTTTCCGGGGTGATCAACAGGGGCACATTTACCTCTGGTCGTTTGTCCAAAATACCTTGGTTTCAACCTGGCAGAGTGGGGCAACCATTACCAGTCTTGGGTTAAGTTATTGTCAGGGAATGTTGGCTACTGGGCATCAAAACGGGGAACTTTGTTTCTGGCAGCGTCCCCATTAA
- a CDS encoding lysozyme: protein MLDDAADLIKHFEGLSLTAYRCPAGIWTIGWGATIGQTGQPIHPNQTVSLAEANTLLQRDMGIAQDGLMKLVQVSLSDLERQALVSFVFNIGLGAFGRSTLLFLLNQGHKAEAAKQFDRWVYADGKVLAGLERRRKAEKAMFLGQNWRDQGLILGKL from the coding sequence ATGCTAGATGATGCTGCTGATCTGATTAAGCATTTTGAAGGATTGTCTCTGACGGCCTACCGTTGCCCGGCAGGAATCTGGACTATTGGATGGGGGGCGACGATCGGACAGACGGGCCAGCCGATTCACCCTAACCAAACTGTGAGCCTGGCTGAGGCTAACACCCTATTGCAACGGGATATGGGTATTGCCCAGGACGGGTTAATGAAGCTGGTTCAGGTTTCCCTGAGTGACCTGGAGCGGCAAGCCTTGGTTAGCTTTGTTTTCAATATTGGTCTGGGGGCGTTTGGGCGATCTACGCTGTTGTTTTTGCTCAATCAGGGGCATAAGGCTGAAGCAGCTAAACAGTTTGATCGCTGGGTCTATGCTGATGGGAAGGTATTGGCCGGTTTGGAGCGACGGCGGAAGGCTGAAAAAGCGATGTTTTTAGGGCAAAATTGGAGGGATCAAGGGCTGATTTTAGGCAAACTTTAG